One window from the genome of Prionailurus viverrinus isolate Anna unplaced genomic scaffold, UM_Priviv_1.0 scaffold_49, whole genome shotgun sequence encodes:
- the DKC1 gene encoding H/ACA ribonucleoprotein complex subunit DKC1: MADTEVYIVPKKHKKKKERKSLAEEDVAEIQHAEEFLIKPESKAAQLDTSQWPLLLKNFDKLNVRTTHYTPLPCGSNPLKREIGDYIRTGFINLDKPSNPSSHEVVAWIRRILRVEKTGHSGTLDPKVTGCLIVCIERATRLVKSQQSAGKEYVGIVRLHNAIEGGTQLSRALETLTGALFQRPPLIAAVKRQLRVRTIYESKMIEYDPERRLGIFWVSCEAGTYIRTLCVHLGLLLGVGGQMQELRRVRSGVMSEKDHMVTMHDVLDAQWLYDNHKDESYLRRVVYPLEKLLTSHKRLVMKDSAVNAICYGAKIMLPGVLRYEDGIEVNQEIVVITTKGEAICMAIALMTTAVISTCDHGIVAKIKRVIMERDTYPRKWGLGPKASQKKLMIKQGLLDKHGKPTDSTPVAWTQEYVDYSDSAKREVVAKAAKAPQEVVEVVKAPKVVDEAVKAPKRKRESESDETSPQLVKKEKKKKKDKKAKAGVDSADDPGDGDSDASKKKKKKKKIKVEVVSE, translated from the exons ATGGCGGACACGGAAG tGTATATTGTGCCGAagaaacacaagaagaaaaaggagcgGAAGTCGTTAGCAGAAGAAGATGTAGCA GAGATACAACACGCTGAGGAATTTCTTATCAAACCTGAATCCAAGGCGGCTCAGTTGGACACATCTCAATGGCCCCTGTTGCTCAAG AATTTCGATAAGCTAAATGTAAGGACAACACACTATACACCTCTTCCTTGTGGATCAAATCCTCTGAAGAGAGAGATTGGGGACTATATCAG GACAGGTTTCATTAATCTTGATAAGCCCTCCAACCCCTCTTCCCATGAGGTGGTAGCGTGGATCCGACGAATACTTCGGGTGGAGAAGACAGGACACAGTGGTACTCTGGATCCCAAGGTGACTGGCTGTTTAATCGTGTGCATAGAACGAGCCACTCGCTTGGTGAAATCCCAACAGAGTGCAG GCAAAGAGTATGTGGGAATTGTCCGGCTACACAATGCTATTGAAGGGGGGACTCAACTTTCTAGG GCCCTAGAAACTCTGACAGGTGCCTTATTCCAGCGACCCCCACTTATTGCTGCAGTAAAGAGGCAGCTCCGAGTGCGGACCATATACGAGAGCAAGATGATCGAGTATGATCCGGAAAGAAGATTAG GAATCTTCTGGGTGAGTTGTGAGGCCGGCACGTATATTCGGACACTGTGTGTGCACCTGGGTTTGTTGTTGGGAGTTGGCGGTCAGATGCAGGAACTTCGGCGGGTGCGTTCTGGAGTCATGAGTGAAAAG GACCATATGGTGACGATGCACGATGTGCTTGATGCCCAGTGGCTGTATGACAACCACAAGGATGAGAGTTACCTGCGGCGGGTTGTTTACCCTTTAGAAAAGCTCCTGACATCTCACAAACGGCTGGTGATGAAAGACAGTGCG GTGAATGCAATCTGCTATGGGGCAAAGATCATGCTTCCGGGAGTTCTCCGATACGAGGACGGCATCGAAGTCAACCAGGAGATCGTGGTCATCACCACCAAAGGGGAAGCGATCTGCATGG CTATTGCATTAATGACCACAGCAGTGATCTCTACCTGTGACCATGGTATAGTAGCCAAGATCAAGAGAGTGATCATGGAGAGAGATACTTATCCTCGGAAGTGGGGTTTAGGTCCAAAG GCAAGTCAGAAGAAGTTGATGATCAAGCAGGGCCTTCTGGATAAGCATGGCAAGCCCACGGACAGCACACCTGTCGCCTGGACGCAGGAGTACGTGGACTACAG TGACTCTGCTAAGAGAGAGGTGGTGGCCAAGGCAGCAAAAGCCCCGCAGGAAGTTGTTGAAGTGGTAAAAGCCCCAAAAGTAGTTGATGAAGCGGTGAAAGCTCCAAAG CGGAAGCGAGAGAGTGAAAGTGACGAGACGTCACCACAGCtggtcaagaaagaaaaaaagaagaagaaggataagAAGGCCAAAGCTGGTGTAGACAGTGCGGACGATCCGGGAGATGGG gaCAGTGACGCcagcaagaagaagaagaagaagaagaaaatcaaagtggAAGTGGTTTCTGAGTAG
- the MPP1 gene encoding 55 kDa erythrocyte membrane protein: MTLKASEGEGGGGMRTALSDLYLEHLLQKRSRPEAASHQASAMTEDMYTNGCAAPGSPAQAKGQDVRKVRLIQFEKVTEEPMGITLKLNDKQSCTVARILHGGMIHRQGSLHVGDEILEINGTNVTNHSVDQLQKAMKETKGMISLKVIPNQQNRLPALQMFMRAQFDYDPKKDHLIPCKEAGLKFVTGDIIKIINKDDSNWWQGRVEGSSKESAGLIPSPELQEWRVASVAQSAPSEAPSCSPFGKKKKYKDKYLAKHSSIFDQLDVVSYEEVVRLPAFKRKTLVLIGASGVGRSHIKSALLSQNPDKFAYPAPYTTRPPKKSEEDGKEYHFISTEEMTRDISANEFLEFGSYQGNMFGTKFETVHQIHKQDKIAILDIEPQTLKIVRTAELSPFIVFIAPTDQGAQTEALQQLQKDSEAIRSQYAHYFDLSLVNNGVDETLKKLQEAFERACSSPQWVPVSWVY; the protein is encoded by the exons GCTGCGTCGCATCAGGCGAGCGCCATGACCGAGGACATGTACACCAACGGCTGCGCTGCCCCAGGCAGCCCTGCCCAGGCCAAGGGGCAGGACGTGAGGAAAGTGCGACTCATCCAGTTCGAGAAGGTCACAGAAGAGCCCATG GGAATCACCCTGAAGCTGAATGACAAGCAGTCCTGTACAGTGGCCAGAATTCTTCACGGTGGCATGATTCACAGACAAG GCTCCCTTCACGTCGGGGATGAGATCCTGGAAATCAATGGCACAAACGTGACTAATCACTCAGTAGATCAGCTGCAGAAGGCTATG aaagaaaccaaaggaaTGATCTCATTAAAAGTAATTCCCAACCAGCAGAATCGTCTTCCTGCACTACAG atgttCATGAGAGCGCAGTTTGACTATGACCCCAAAAAGGACCACCTGATCCCTTGCAAGGAGGCGGGGCTGAAGTTTGTCACCGGGGACATCATCAAGATAATCAACAAGGATGACAGTAACTGGTGGCAAGGGCGGGTGGAAGGTTCCTCCAAGGAGTCAGCAGGATTGATCCCTTCCCCTGAGCTACAGGAATG GCGAGTGgccagtgtggctcagtcggctccGAGTGAAGCCCCAAGCTGCAGTCCCTttgggaagaagaagaagtacAAAGACAAGTACCTGGCCAAGCACAGCTCCA tTTTTGACCAGTTGGACGTCGTTTCCTACGAGGAAGTTGTTCGGCTCCCCGCGTTCAAGAGGAAGACCCTGGTGCTTATAG GAGCCAGCGGGGTCGGCCGCAGCCACATTAAGAGTGCCCTGCTCAGCCAGAACCCGGACAAGTTTGCGTACCCCGCCCCAT ATACCACACGGCCGCCCAAGAAGAGTGAGGAAGATGGGAAGGAATACCACTTCATCTCCACCGAAGAGATGACGAGAGACATCTCTGCCAACGAGTTCCTGGAGTTTGGCAGCTACCAGGGCAACATGTTTGGCACCAAATTTGAAACCGTGCACCAGATTCATAAGCAGGACAAGATTGCCATCCTGGACATCGAGCCCCAG ACCCTGAAGATTGTCCGCACGGCAGAGCTGTCACCGTTCATTGTGTTCATCGCACCCACCGACCAGGGCGCCCAG ACAGAGGCCCTGCAGCAGCTGCAGAAGGACTCCGAGGCCATCCGCAGCCAGTACGCCCACTACTTTGACCTCTCGCTGGTCAACAATGGCGTCGATGAGACCCTGAAGAAATTGCAAGAAGCCTTCGAGCGGGCGTGCAGTTCTCCACAGTGGGTGCCCGTCTCCTGGGTTTACTAA